GGCCGGCACGGTCCGGCTCTCACTTGCGGCAAGGTCAAAGCCGGCCGCTCCGCCAGTGCGCCGCACTGGCATTACCGCACCGGCAAGTAGACAAACGCGGACCTGTTTCACAGCCATCCGGCCCGGAATGCGAACCACTGGTCAGGGTAGCGCCGGACCAGGTCATCAAGACATCGGGCAATCAGCCGCGTAAAATCCTCGATGTCGCGCGCCATATCGCCGGTGGGTTGGAACTCAAGCGCCGGGTTGACCTCGCCATAATAAGGCCGGTGCCCTGGTCGGTCCTGGAGTACGTAGCAACCGACGACTACTGGCAGGCCGTACTTGAGCGCGTAGGCAGCTGGGCCGCGTGGAAACGAACGGTGGGAATCAAATGACGGACAGACAACGCCGTTGCCGGTCAAATCCCGGTCGGCGACCAGGGCCAGAAGTCGCCGGCGCTTGATGGCGTCGGCGATTTTCCGGCGCTCGGGAATCGGAATCGCCTCCATCTCGGCCAGACACCGATAACGATTGAAAGTTTCGGTCCAGCCCGCAGGAATCGGCTCGACGACCGCAGACAGTGGATAACCGTATGCGGTCATGAAAATGGCGGCCAGGTCCCAGTTGCCGACATGCCCGGTCACCAGAATTGCGCCGCGGCCAAACTTGAGGGCGGC
The candidate division WOR-3 bacterium DNA segment above includes these coding regions:
- a CDS encoding lysophospholipid acyltransferase family protein, which codes for MRRSPVTWLLPLGTMVQFFLPRWAVLPVARFAGTVAFFLNHGQRKRVLENLRHVLGAGASEKTIARTARQTFVNLVIGYLDLMRGPVLKRRIVNWTEYRPGNLEAALKFGRGAILVTGHVGNWDLAAIFMTAYGYPLSAVVEPIPAGWTETFNRYRCLAEMEAIPIPERRKIADAIKRRRLLALVADRDLTGNGVVCPSFDSHRSFPRGPAAYALKYGLPVVVGCYVLQDRPGHRPYYGEVNPALEFQPTGDMARDIEDFTRLIARCLDDLVRRYPDQWFAFRAGWL